The Alphaproteobacteria bacterium region ACAGTGTTAACAAGGCCAATCATGCCATTTTACCTTGGTTCGGTGGGGATTTTAGGCCCCGTTTAAAAAATCTTAAAGCTGAATTGGATAATGTTTATGCACCAAAAGAATCCTCACGTTATAAAAAGTTTCTCGTTCAACGGGTTCAAACCAGAACCCCTCGAAAACCGAAGTGGCGTAACATATAAGCATACCCTTTGCGTTACATAAATTAAGTGACGGGTTAAGTGACCAGATTTCAACCATTTTCACCCTTCATTTTCGGAGTTCCACAAACCGTCGTTTGTGTGATGGCTGATTTTGGTCATTTTGGTGGGTTGATAACTTAACCCACTTTCGGCTGTTTTTCTTTTTCAAAAATCACACATCTAATCCAGATGATATCTGGTGTTTTACACAACAGCCTCCAACCCTTTGTGTTGAACCAGAGAAAGCAGCTTAAGAGATGATCCCATTGGGGTTTTGTCGCCTCTTTCCCATTTACTGACAATACTTGTTGAAACATTTAGATAATGGGCAAAAACGGCTTGGCTAACCTGTTCGCGATCACGTATAGCGCGAATCTCGCTAGGCGTTAAAGGATGAATGGGGGTTAAGCATGTATCGTCAAATGTGTTTAAGGTTTGCTTGCTCATAGCCCCAATGGAATGCAATGATTCAGCCGCCTCATGAATAGCAGCAAAAGCTTCACTTTTATATGCCTTGTTCATCGATCACAACCTCCACCAGTTCCCCGTTTTTAATTAATGCAGATAAATGATTTTCGGTTAAAGAAAACATATGAGTTGCCAGTTTCCTGAATGCCTCTTCTTCATTTTTTTGAATGTTGCTTTTGTCACTTTTTGAAAATCCATAAACAAAGAAAGTGCACTCACCGCGTTTTACCAAAAGGATTATCCTATATCCACCAGAAAGACCCCGACCAACTCGCGCAAGTCTTTGCTTAATAACGCCATTTCCAAGATCAGCATCAACAATCCCACTGTTCATACGCCTCACAGATTCAATAAGGGTGGAATCATCAATTTTATTTTTTCGTGTAAAACGCTCAAACCATGATGTTTTAAAAATACGCACAAGATCTAGAGTCAAGAAAACCATCTAAGGTTTAATATATAGCACTTAGTGCCATAGATCAAGGTCTAAGTTAACAACTTTTTGTTCGGCATGTATCCAGCTCATCACGTTACATTTTTGTATGCAATAATAACTATTATGGAAAATGGTGATTAAGCTGCCGGTGCTGCCGGTGCGTTTGCTGGATGCTCCGGGGTGATTGGTTGCTTTGGGGAGTCCTTTTGATCCATCATACTTTCCCCGGTTTTTTCCTGCTGTTTGCTTTGTATATCTGGTTTGCTGCTATCGGTTGCTTTTTTAGCATCTGTCTCGTCAGCTTCAACCCTCAACGTTACAAAACGTGGTTCACCTTTTAGATTGACCAACAAAAGAATGTTTTTCCTTTTCGCTTTTTTAGCATCCTCGATAATGTCCGCAAGATCTTTTGGTGTATTAATTTCCTTTTGGTTGGCTTCGACAATGATTTCCCCTTTGGCAAGACCGCTTTCTATGGCTGGACTGCTGGGATCAATTTTGGTCACCAGGACACCCTTTATTTCTGGTTTTTGCTCTTGTTTTTTCTTGAGATTTTCAGGAATCGGAGAGATCTGCATCCCCAAAACTTCCACGCTTTGGCTGCTTGGTGCATTGGGCTGCTTGGAATCGCTTTCAATCTTCCCTTTTTGAGGGGCCTCCTCGAATTCAGCGATTTTAACCTCGACACCAACTTCCTGTCCTTTGCGCCATACCTTTACTTTGCATGTTTTCCCCATTGGGGTTTCCCCAACAAGTCTGGACAAACGGTTGTTTTCGTTAATTGGCTTGCCATCGAATTCTATAACGACATCACCGCTAAGGATTCCCGCGGCATCAGCTGGGCCACCAGGTGTGACACTTCCGATAATGGCGCCCCTTGTTTTAATTCCCAGGCTTTCTGCCATTTCTTCTGTTAGGTGCTGGATCCTGACGCCAAGCCATCCTCGTTTTGTTCGTCCAAATTCAATCAGCTGATCAACGGTTGTTTTTGCAACGTTAGAGGGTATGGCAAATCCAATCCCAACATTTCCGCCACTTGGGGAGAAAATCGCTGTATTGATCCCGGTGACTTCGCCCTTTACATTAAGCAAACAACCGCCAGAGTTTCCCATGTTAATTGGGGCGCTATGCTGAATAAAATCGTCAACATAATTACTGATCGATCCCTTTGATTGGCCCACAAGTTCACGACCCTTGCCGGATATAATGCCGGCTGTTACAGTGCTGCCCAATCCAAATGGATTGCCAATGGCCAGTGCCCAATGCCCAACCTTTGTTGCGTCAGAATCACCCCAAGACAGCGCAGGTAGCTTTTTCATGTCTTTTGGCAGGTTTTTATTATCCACCCTTAAAACAGCAATGTCTGTTCGTTCATCATAGGCATGGACGGTTGCTTCGATTTCAGTTGTGTCTTTGTGTAGGAAAATGCTGATTTTTTTCGCGTCAGCGATGACATGATAATTGGTCACGATGAATGATTTTTGATCGTCAGAATAAATGACAAAGCCAGATCCCAATGATTGTACGCGGCGGGGCTTTTCCATTTGATCAAAAAATTCACGGAAAAATTCCTCGAACGGTGACCCTGGCGCAAACCGTGGCACATCCATGTTTTTATTGTCTTTGCTATCGATGATTTGCGTTGTTGCTACATTAACAACGGCTGGTAATGCCCCCTCGGCAACCTGAGCAAACCCGTTTGCAAGATCAGGGCAACCCACCACTGTGTTTTGTTTGGTGGCGCTTTGGGCATCCGGAGCCAGCATCGGCTCTGGTTTATTGCCGGCGACCCGTTCTGCAGCAGGTGTCGGCGCAGGTTGCCTGGGGGATGCAGCATAGGCACCGTTTAAAACAAAACTCAAAAGAAGCGCGGGCGTTGCTTTCTTCAGCATCATATTCGTAAACTCCATATTTTTTTATTACAGTATTCTTAATTATTGCTTGATTCTAAATTTTAGCGGATCCGAAAAGAAACTAAATAACTGGCTGTCCGTTGATAAAATCAAAGACGTGTCGCTGCCAAGAGATTCACGGTATGTTTCCATTGTGCGATAAAAGTTATAAAAATCAAGATCCTTGCCAAACGATTCTGTGGCTATTTTTATGGAGGCAGCATCCCCCTCGCCCCGGATCGTTTGTGATTTTTTATACGCCTCGGCCAAAAGAACTGTGCGATCCTTGTCCGCGCGTGACCGAACACCCTGGGCGATTTCGGCACCCTTTGCGCGGTTTTCCTTGGCAAATCGATCCAGTTCCGAATTCATCCTGGCAAAAACAGCATCCCTGTTTTCTGGGGGCAGCTCTGTTCGAATAATGCGGACATCAATAATGTCCAACCCCAATGGTTTCGCCATGGCCCGAACTTCTTCTTCTATGCTACGCATAATGGTCGATCGTTCTGCGCTCAATGTGGTTCGAAGCTCTGCCTTGCCCAATACGTTACGAACAGCACTGCTGATGACCGCCTCCAAGCGCATTTTGGCCCCAACTTCGGTTGCTGGCGCAACAGATTGGAAAAACAAAAGGGTATCGTTGATGCGGTAACGTGTATAGGTATCTACAATCAATCGCTTTTGATCAACTGTGGTGACCAGGATTGGTGGCAAATCATAATCTAGAACCCGCTTGTCGTAATAGGTAACGTCCTGAATAAAGGGGATCTTAAATTTTAATCCCGGCGTTGTATGAACAATTTTGGCTTCCCCGAATTGCAGGACCAAGGCTTGCTTTGTTTGATCAACTGTAAACACAGAAGCATTAAACAGAAAAAGACAAGCCAGGGCCACAATGATGGGCCCAAAAGAACGGATATTGCGGGTCATATTATTCGGCCCCTTTCTTGACGGCAGCGGATATTTTTCCTTGTTGTAGATTGAGGTACG contains the following coding sequences:
- a CDS encoding DNA-binding transcriptional regulator — encoded protein: MNKAYKSEAFAAIHEAAESLHSIGAMSKQTLNTFDDTCLTPIHPLTPSEIRAIRDREQVSQAVFAHYLNVSTSIVSKWERGDKTPMGSSLKLLSLVQHKGLEAVV
- a CDS encoding type II toxin-antitoxin system RelE/ParE family toxin translates to MTLDLVRIFKTSWFERFTRKNKIDDSTLIESVRRMNSGIVDADLGNGVIKQRLARVGRGLSGGYRIILLVKRGECTFFVYGFSKSDKSNIQKNEEEAFRKLATHMFSLTENHLSALIKNGELVEVVIDEQGI
- a CDS encoding Do family serine endopeptidase — encoded protein: MMLKKATPALLLSFVLNGAYAASPRQPAPTPAAERVAGNKPEPMLAPDAQSATKQNTVVGCPDLANGFAQVAEGALPAVVNVATTQIIDSKDNKNMDVPRFAPGSPFEEFFREFFDQMEKPRRVQSLGSGFVIYSDDQKSFIVTNYHVIADAKKISIFLHKDTTEIEATVHAYDERTDIAVLRVDNKNLPKDMKKLPALSWGDSDATKVGHWALAIGNPFGLGSTVTAGIISGKGRELVGQSKGSISNYVDDFIQHSAPINMGNSGGCLLNVKGEVTGINTAIFSPSGGNVGIGFAIPSNVAKTTVDQLIEFGRTKRGWLGVRIQHLTEEMAESLGIKTRGAIIGSVTPGGPADAAGILSGDVVIEFDGKPINENNRLSRLVGETPMGKTCKVKVWRKGQEVGVEVKIAEFEEAPQKGKIESDSKQPNAPSSQSVEVLGMQISPIPENLKKKQEQKPEIKGVLVTKIDPSSPAIESGLAKGEIIVEANQKEINTPKDLADIIEDAKKAKRKNILLLVNLKGEPRFVTLRVEADETDAKKATDSSKPDIQSKQQEKTGESMMDQKDSPKQPITPEHPANAPAAPAA
- a CDS encoding protease modulator HflC, whose amino-acid sequence is MTRNIRSFGPIIVALACLFLFNASVFTVDQTKQALVLQFGEAKIVHTTPGLKFKIPFIQDVTYYDKRVLDYDLPPILVTTVDQKRLIVDTYTRYRINDTLLFFQSVAPATEVGAKMRLEAVISSAVRNVLGKAELRTTLSAERSTIMRSIEEEVRAMAKPLGLDIIDVRIIRTELPPENRDAVFARMNSELDRFAKENRAKGAEIAQGVRSRADKDRTVLLAEAYKKSQTIRGEGDAASIKIATESFGKDLDFYNFYRTMETYRESLGSDTSLILSTDSQLFSFFSDPLKFRIKQ